Proteins co-encoded in one Pseudophryne corroboree isolate aPseCor3 chromosome 1, aPseCor3.hap2, whole genome shotgun sequence genomic window:
- the LOC135050401 gene encoding uncharacterized protein LOC135050401: protein MWTRDRPHGDVFMETVEAYQDEEWMSHFRMSRPTFQYLLDLLTPALTMQTTHYRTPILPRRRLVIRLWGYATPGEYRTISCLFGVGISTVCSVIHQVTKAILDTLYKRFICLPQGQRIDDTIKGFVQRGYPQCAGAIDGTHIPLIAPRDNPADYYNRKGWHSIVLQAVVDHKYCFTDVYIGWPGRAHDARVLANSDLYKIAEDKQGGWLFPREKSKTVDGVDIPVHIIGDAAYPLRHWLMKGYTQHLQLSPIQVAYTHTLSSARMVVENAFGRLKGRWRCLMKRNDVDLKFMPHVVAACCVLHNICELQKEQFPEEWTVKDPEVTPSSVDLEVSGGQHSSSAELIRETICTNLNEMLK, encoded by the exons ATGTGGACCAGAGACCGCCCTCATGGTGATGTTTTCATGGAGACTGTGGAGGCTTATCAAGATGAGGAGTGGATGAGCCACTTTCGCATGTCACGTCCAACGTTCCAATACCTGCTGGACCTACTCACCCCTGCACTTACTATGCAGACCACCCACTACCGGACACCCATCCTGCCAAGGAGGAGACTGGTGATTAGACTGTGGGGGTATGCTACGCCAGGAGAGTACCGCACAATCTCCTGTTTGTTCGGTGTTGGGATCTCCACTGTCTGCAGTGTTATACACCAGGTGACGAAGGCTATACTGGATACACTATACAAAAGGTTTATCTGCTTACCGCAAGGGCAGCGCATAGATGACACCATCAAAGGCTTTGTGCAACGTGGGTACCCTCAGTGTgccggtgccatagatgggacccatatCCCCCTCattgccccccgtgacaacccggcGGATTATTATAACCgcaagggatggcattccattgtcttacaggctgtggttgaccataaatactg CTTCACTGATGTATATATTGGCTGGCCTGGGCGAGCACATGACGCTCGTGTTCTTGCCAACTCCGATTTGTACAAGATTGCGGAGGACAAGCAGGGTGGATGGCTGTTTCCcagagag AAATCAAAGACAGTGGATGGGGTGGACATCCCAGTCCACATCATTGGAGATGCAGCCTACCCTTTACGCCACTGGCTAATGAAGGGATACACCCAGCATTTgcagttgtctcccatccaagtggcaTATACCCACACTCTGAGTTCGGCACggatggtggtggagaatgcctttggccgcctgaaaggacgttggcgctgcctcatgaagaggaatgatgttgaCCTCAAATTTATGCCCCATGTAGTAGCGGCCTGCTGTGTCCTTCACAACATATGTGAACTGCAGAAGGAACAGTTTCCAGAGGAGTGGACTGTGAAGGACCCTGAAGTGACACCCTCTAGTGTAGATTTGGAGGTGTCTGGTGGTCAACATTCCTCTAGTGCCGAACTCATTAGGGAAACCATTTGTACCAACCTTAACGAGATGTTAAAATAA